A genomic window from Planococcus rifietoensis includes:
- a CDS encoding GNAT family N-acetyltransferase codes for MNLLFEGKTCYLRTLTVEDAEDMVRILVKNRDYWAIYEPRHRDSYFTIAVQREKIRESIYQARENREYSFGIFSHDTNQLIGHISIYSIKRLPFLSALVGYSMDEEFIGRGIASEAVRLITAFGFEQLRLHRVEAYVAPDNIGSLRVLEKAGFEKEGLLKQFLFINGEWKDHYYYALLEQDF; via the coding sequence ATGAATCTGCTTTTTGAAGGCAAAACCTGTTATCTGCGCACACTCACCGTAGAAGATGCTGAAGACATGGTGCGGATCCTGGTGAAAAACCGCGATTATTGGGCGATTTATGAGCCGAGGCATCGCGATAGTTATTTCACGATCGCCGTACAGCGCGAGAAAATCCGTGAATCGATCTACCAAGCGAGAGAAAACCGGGAATACAGTTTTGGGATTTTCTCACACGACACCAATCAGCTGATTGGTCATATTTCCATATACAGCATCAAGCGCTTGCCGTTCCTAAGCGCCTTGGTCGGCTACTCGATGGACGAAGAGTTTATCGGCCGCGGCATTGCGAGTGAAGCGGTCCGCTTGATCACGGCTTTCGGATTTGAGCAATTGCGCCTCCACCGTGTGGAAGCGTATGTCGCCCCGGATAACATCGGCTCGTTGCGCGTGCTCGAAAAAGCGGGATTTGAAAAAGAAGGCTTGCTCAAGCAATTCCTGTTCATCAATGGGGAATGGAAAGACCATTATTATTACGCATTGCTCGAACAGGATTTTTGA
- a CDS encoding DinB family protein produces MDPEKLFAYHQWATQKVLQLVEDSGEEYYTRAGQNSFPSIRETVAHVIGVEKMWFKRMNGVKSPEFEHFDVDTVEKAKNALLLLHAEMELYFASLSEESWQEELNYRNMKGDEFRHSREEMLFTVVNHASYHRGQITSLLRQFGKAGIPLDYIYFQKENR; encoded by the coding sequence ATGGATCCCGAGAAATTATTTGCCTATCACCAATGGGCCACTCAAAAGGTTCTGCAATTGGTGGAAGACTCAGGCGAAGAGTATTACACGAGAGCGGGTCAGAATTCATTTCCATCGATCCGGGAAACGGTTGCCCATGTCATTGGCGTCGAAAAGATGTGGTTCAAACGGATGAATGGGGTCAAGAGCCCGGAATTTGAACATTTCGATGTCGACACGGTCGAGAAAGCGAAAAATGCCTTGCTCTTGCTTCATGCGGAGATGGAATTGTATTTCGCCTCACTATCAGAAGAAAGCTGGCAAGAAGAGCTGAATTACCGCAACATGAAAGGCGACGAGTTTCGCCACAGCCGCGAAGAAATGCTTTTCACTGTCGTCAACCACGCGAGCTACCACCGCGGGCAGATCACTTCTTTATTGCGCCAATTCGGCAAAGCCGGAATCCCGCTCGATTATATTTATTTCCAAAAAGAAAACCGCTGA
- a CDS encoding beta-class carbonic anhydrase → MSLLNEILDYNEKFVEEKHYEEFITTNLPDKRIVILTCMDTRLLELLPKAMNFKNGDVKIVKSAGAVINHPFGGIMRSLFVAVYELNADEIYIIGHHDCGMAKVKPEGIIEKMKARGVEESTIEQMKFSGVNLDEWLQGFDNVTDSVRHSVDMVRHHPLMDKTVPVHGLVIDPKTGKLDVVIDGNKDENR, encoded by the coding sequence ATGTCTTTATTGAATGAGATTTTGGATTACAACGAAAAATTTGTAGAAGAAAAACATTATGAGGAATTCATCACCACCAATCTCCCGGATAAGCGGATCGTCATCTTGACTTGCATGGATACCCGCCTGCTTGAACTATTGCCAAAAGCGATGAACTTCAAGAACGGTGACGTGAAAATCGTCAAAAGTGCCGGCGCTGTCATCAACCATCCGTTTGGCGGCATCATGCGCAGCTTGTTCGTGGCAGTATACGAATTGAATGCCGACGAGATCTATATTATCGGGCACCACGACTGCGGGATGGCCAAAGTGAAACCGGAAGGCATCATCGAAAAGATGAAAGCCCGCGGCGTTGAAGAGAGTACGATCGAACAGATGAAATTCTCAGGTGTCAACCTCGACGAGTGGCTGCAAGGCTTCGACAACGTAACGGATAGCGTGCGCCACAGCGTCGACATGGTCCGCCATCACCCATTGATGGATAAAACCGTTCCCGTCCACGGCCTTGTCATCGACCCGAAAACCGGAAAACTCGATGTCGTCATCGATGGCAATAAAGACGAAAACCGCTGA
- the mreBH gene encoding rod-share determining protein MreBH — translation MFSATDIGIDLGTANILVYTKSKGVILNEPSIVALDARSGAVIAIGTEAKAMLGKAPDSIRIVRPMKEGVIADFDVTRELLKLVMQKAAKQLGGSLRKPKVMVCTPSGATAVERRAIHDAVKQSGAKSVHLIEETVAAAIGADLPITEPVASVIVDIGGGTTEVAIISFGGVVSSNTIKIAGDRMDEDIIQYVRKHYNLLIGEKTAETIKKEIGYAPIPHEPKKMNIRGRDVLSGLPKTIELSSDEMQKALSESLSAILECIRATLENCPAELSGDMVDQGVVISGGGALLKGLQEWLAQEISVPVHIAPDPLESVAIGTGRSLGMIDQLEKMSR, via the coding sequence ATGTTTTCTGCAACGGATATCGGGATCGATCTCGGTACCGCCAATATTCTCGTCTATACAAAATCAAAAGGCGTCATCTTGAATGAACCATCGATTGTCGCCCTGGATGCCCGCAGTGGCGCTGTCATTGCCATCGGAACCGAAGCGAAAGCGATGCTCGGCAAAGCGCCCGATTCCATCCGTATCGTGCGCCCGATGAAAGAAGGCGTCATCGCCGACTTTGACGTGACCCGCGAGCTCTTGAAGCTGGTCATGCAAAAAGCGGCTAAACAACTCGGCGGCTCTCTCAGAAAGCCGAAAGTCATGGTATGTACCCCGTCCGGCGCAACGGCTGTTGAACGCCGGGCCATCCATGATGCCGTCAAACAAAGTGGCGCAAAATCCGTGCACCTGATCGAAGAAACAGTTGCCGCAGCAATCGGCGCTGACTTGCCGATTACGGAACCTGTCGCTTCGGTCATCGTCGATATTGGAGGAGGCACGACAGAAGTCGCCATCATTTCATTTGGCGGCGTGGTGTCTTCCAATACGATCAAGATCGCAGGCGACCGGATGGATGAAGACATCATCCAATACGTCCGCAAGCATTATAATTTATTGATCGGCGAGAAAACGGCTGAGACAATCAAAAAAGAAATTGGCTATGCACCAATCCCTCACGAACCGAAAAAGATGAATATCCGCGGCCGTGACGTATTGAGCGGATTACCGAAAACGATTGAATTGAGTTCTGACGAAATGCAAAAAGCACTCAGTGAATCCTTGTCAGCCATCTTGGAATGTATCCGTGCCACACTGGAAAATTGCCCCGCTGAATTGTCAGGCGATATGGTCGACCAGGGTGTCGTCATTTCTGGCGGCGGTGCCTTGTTGAAAGGCTTGCAGGAATGGCTGGCGCAAGAAATTTCCGTACCGGTCCATATTGCGCCGGATCCGTTGGAATCCGTTGCGATCGGCACTGGCCGCTCGCTCGGCATGATCGACCAGCTCGAGAAAATGTCGCGTTAA
- a CDS encoding aminopeptidase: MTTFDEKLSRYAELAVKVGVNIQPDQKLYIAASIDAAPFVRLIVKKAYEEGARQVFVDWSDDVISRTRFEKAPEDSFAEFPEWKVQEREQLAEQGAAFISVVSQSPDLLKGIDSKRISASQKATGQALNKYRQYVQSDKISWCVLAAPSAQWANKVFPDLPENEQVEALWEAIFKAVRADTKDPIEAWLEHDRTLHTKADYLNDKKYAKLHYQAPGTDLEVALPKGHLWAGAGSVNEKGHTFMANMPTEEVFTVPHKDDVNGFVSSTKPLSYGGNIIDGFKITFEGGRITDVTAEQGEEVLKELVATDEGSHRLGEVALVPHQSPISDSGILFFNTLFDENASNHFAIGSAYAFCLEGGKTMSADELKEHGLNQSITHVDFMVGSADMDIDGILEDGTREPIFRGGNWAF, encoded by the coding sequence ATGACTACATTTGATGAAAAGTTATCCCGCTATGCTGAATTGGCGGTAAAGGTAGGCGTCAATATCCAGCCTGACCAAAAATTGTATATTGCAGCTTCCATAGATGCAGCACCGTTTGTCCGCTTGATTGTCAAGAAAGCTTATGAAGAAGGTGCGAGACAAGTATTCGTGGATTGGAGCGACGATGTGATTTCCCGCACGCGCTTCGAAAAAGCACCGGAAGATTCTTTTGCCGAATTCCCGGAATGGAAAGTCCAGGAGCGCGAGCAATTGGCCGAACAAGGTGCTGCGTTCATCAGCGTCGTTTCGCAAAGCCCGGACCTGCTGAAAGGCATCGATTCCAAACGCATTTCTGCATCCCAGAAAGCGACCGGCCAAGCGCTAAATAAATACCGCCAATACGTCCAATCCGATAAAATCAGCTGGTGCGTCCTAGCAGCACCGTCTGCACAATGGGCGAACAAAGTGTTCCCGGACCTCCCGGAAAACGAGCAAGTAGAAGCGCTCTGGGAAGCGATTTTCAAGGCTGTCCGTGCAGATACGAAAGACCCGATTGAAGCTTGGCTCGAGCATGACCGCACGCTCCACACCAAAGCCGATTATTTGAATGACAAGAAATACGCCAAGCTTCATTACCAGGCACCTGGCACCGACCTCGAAGTCGCGCTACCAAAAGGCCATCTATGGGCAGGCGCTGGTTCAGTCAATGAAAAAGGACATACTTTCATGGCCAATATGCCGACAGAAGAAGTGTTTACAGTGCCTCATAAAGACGATGTCAACGGCTTCGTCTCCAGCACCAAGCCACTCAGCTACGGCGGCAATATCATCGACGGCTTTAAAATCACGTTCGAAGGCGGGCGCATCACCGATGTCACAGCCGAACAAGGCGAAGAAGTGCTCAAGGAATTGGTCGCCACGGACGAAGGCTCCCACCGCCTCGGCGAAGTGGCATTAGTGCCTCACCAATCGCCAATTTCGGATTCCGGCATCTTGTTCTTCAATACTTTATTCGATGAAAATGCGTCCAACCACTTCGCGATCGGCAGCGCCTATGCGTTCTGCCTAGAAGGCGGCAAGACGATGTCAGCGGATGAATTGAAAGAACACGGCTTGAACCAAAGCATCACCCATGTCGATTTCATGGTCGGGTCTGCAGATATGGACATCGACGGCATTTTGGAAGACGGCACGCGCGAACCGATCTTCCGAGGCGGCAACTGGGCATTTTAA
- a CDS encoding carbohydrate kinase: MNRNEQKILELIEHDPYLSQQEMADALGISRPSLANLISGLIKQGRILGRAYVLPEENAILCIGGANVDRKFHLKAPSVHGTSNPATVTRSVGGVARNIAENLGRLGHEVQLVSVAGDDPEWRFIEEVSSPYMDTAMTKTLSQGATGSYTAVLEPDGEMTLALADMDIYTEMTPSYLEHHRSKLMRAKLLAVDLNCPKETVMYLQALASSSNVPLAVIPVSAPKMDRLGEDLSGISFLILNRDEAALRLGISIQDQADWKRSVEMLLEQGAKTAVVTGGKDGAMAGDENGVMHFPAIETQQVEDVTGAGDAFSGGLLHAHLSGYGFHQAVQMGMLNASKTLASSQTVRPELTETVLTKELEELK, encoded by the coding sequence ATGAATCGCAACGAACAGAAAATCCTGGAGCTAATCGAGCATGATCCGTATTTGTCCCAACAGGAAATGGCAGATGCGCTCGGGATTTCACGGCCATCTTTAGCCAATCTGATCTCCGGGCTCATCAAGCAAGGCCGGATTCTCGGCCGTGCATATGTGCTGCCCGAAGAAAATGCGATCTTGTGTATCGGCGGGGCGAATGTGGACCGGAAATTCCATTTGAAAGCACCGTCTGTCCACGGCACCTCGAATCCGGCAACGGTGACGAGGAGCGTCGGGGGCGTCGCGCGTAATATCGCTGAAAACCTGGGCCGTCTTGGCCACGAAGTCCAATTGGTATCGGTTGCCGGAGACGATCCGGAATGGCGTTTCATCGAAGAAGTGTCTTCGCCTTATATGGACACTGCCATGACCAAGACGCTTTCACAAGGCGCAACCGGCAGCTATACCGCTGTGTTGGAACCTGACGGCGAAATGACTTTGGCACTGGCGGACATGGACATCTACACGGAAATGACACCTAGCTACCTGGAGCATCACCGCAGCAAGTTAATGCGTGCGAAACTATTGGCAGTCGACTTGAACTGCCCGAAAGAAACCGTTATGTACCTACAGGCTCTCGCATCGTCTTCGAATGTGCCGCTGGCTGTCATTCCCGTATCAGCCCCTAAAATGGATCGGTTAGGAGAAGACTTGAGCGGGATCAGCTTTCTGATCTTGAACCGCGACGAAGCAGCTCTCAGGCTCGGCATTTCCATCCAGGATCAAGCGGATTGGAAGCGCTCGGTTGAAATGCTTCTTGAGCAAGGCGCAAAAACGGCCGTCGTAACTGGCGGAAAAGACGGGGCCATGGCGGGCGACGAAAATGGCGTGATGCATTTCCCGGCAATCGAAACGCAGCAAGTGGAAGACGTCACGGGAGCTGGAGATGCCTTCTCTGGCGGCCTACTTCACGCCCACCTATCCGGCTATGGTTTTCATCAAGCGGTACAGATGGGCATGCTCAATGCATCCAAGACACTCGCAAGCAGCCAGACAGTGCGCCCTGAATTAACGGAAACAGTGTTAACTAAAGAACTGGAGGAATTGAAATGA
- a CDS encoding pseudouridine-5'-phosphate glycosidase, translating into MTNMISYSTEVQEAIEQKKPLVALESTIISHGMPYPQNVETAREVEQIVRDNGAVPATIALMDGQIKIGLSDEELELLGNSPDVAKVSRRDIGQLLATKKIGATTVAATMICAELAGIRVFATGGIGGVHRGAEATMDISADLEELSNTGVAVVCAGAKSILDIGLTLEYLETKGVPVIGYQTDEMPAFYTRHSGFPLSYGSQTTEELAAILKAQWSLGLKGGAVIANPIPQEHALDKDFIDGIIEQAMAEAKANGINGKDVTPFLLGKVKELTEGKSLVANIELVKHNAKVGAELAASYGAL; encoded by the coding sequence ATGACAAACATGATCAGCTATTCAACAGAAGTACAGGAAGCCATCGAACAGAAAAAACCACTCGTCGCTTTGGAGTCGACAATCATCTCTCACGGCATGCCGTATCCACAAAACGTGGAAACGGCGCGTGAAGTCGAGCAGATCGTCCGCGACAACGGAGCCGTTCCGGCAACGATCGCATTGATGGACGGGCAAATCAAAATCGGCTTGTCGGATGAAGAACTTGAACTTCTGGGCAATTCACCGGACGTTGCGAAAGTATCCCGACGCGACATCGGCCAATTGCTTGCCACGAAAAAAATCGGCGCAACGACGGTTGCCGCGACGATGATCTGTGCAGAACTCGCCGGCATCCGCGTCTTCGCGACCGGCGGCATCGGCGGAGTTCACCGCGGGGCAGAAGCGACGATGGATATTTCGGCTGATTTGGAAGAGTTGTCGAATACAGGGGTTGCGGTCGTCTGTGCAGGCGCGAAGTCGATTCTCGATATCGGGCTGACACTTGAATACCTCGAGACCAAAGGCGTGCCGGTCATCGGCTACCAGACAGACGAGATGCCGGCGTTCTACACACGCCACAGCGGCTTCCCGCTAAGCTACGGTTCGCAAACGACTGAAGAGCTTGCGGCTATCCTAAAAGCGCAATGGTCGCTCGGCTTGAAAGGCGGGGCGGTCATTGCCAACCCGATCCCACAAGAACATGCACTCGATAAAGACTTCATCGATGGCATCATCGAACAGGCGATGGCGGAAGCGAAAGCAAACGGCATCAACGGCAAAGACGTCACGCCGTTTCTTCTCGGCAAAGTGAAAGAGTTGACGGAAGGCAAGAGCTTGGTCGCCAATATCGAACTCGTCAAGCACAATGCCAAAGTCGGTGCGGAACTGGCCGCTTCATACGGAGCACTTTAA